A genomic region of Deltaproteobacteria bacterium contains the following coding sequences:
- a CDS encoding ferredoxin: MALKVVVDYDLCEANARCMEACPEVFRVDDDDKLHVLIERPPEALRAKLEEAARICPRQAITIVEE, from the coding sequence ATGGCGCTCAAAGTCGTCGTGGACTACGACCTGTGCGAGGCCAATGCGCGCTGCATGGAGGCGTGTCCCGAGGTCTTCCGGGTGGACGACGACGACAAGCTCCACGTCCTGATCGAGCGCCCGCCGGAGGCCTTGCGCGCGAAGCTCGAGGAGGCGGCGCGGATCTGCCCGCGGCAGGCGATCACGATCGTCGAGGAGTAG
- a CDS encoding metallophosphoesterase, with protein sequence MLRRLLRLVVFEHFPVATGICFGLAQAILAAWLVALAAGPEGVPWGLFAGSGLVLALANAWLVPCLGAPRHRGPLASRLAAGYVGLSFATIAVAAGVAAISAALLGLSALLAFVGLSPVHGFTLFRAATVAGAAGTAAILAWAAGAGRASLEVSERRLAVAGLAAPLAGLRIAHLSDLHVGNGLHGDALDALVARVAALAPDLVVITGDLFDYDPDAVPDGARRLGALRAPLGVFAVLGNHDAFVGREWVARCLAEHAPALRLLRGEWQRLPARAPLYVAGFDDPGRDWSLHGGTLPALAALARSLPRDGPALLLAHRPEAFVQAAEAGFALTLSGHYHGGQIALPGTAAARWNVARLFSDFPNGAYRHGGAHLYVSRGIGFAGPRVRVGSRPELALLTLEPA encoded by the coding sequence GTGCTGCGACGGCTGCTCCGCCTCGTCGTCTTCGAGCACTTCCCGGTCGCGACGGGGATCTGCTTCGGTCTCGCCCAGGCCATCCTGGCGGCCTGGCTCGTCGCGTTGGCCGCTGGACCCGAAGGGGTTCCGTGGGGCCTGTTCGCGGGCAGCGGGCTCGTGCTCGCCCTCGCCAACGCATGGCTCGTGCCGTGCCTCGGTGCTCCGCGCCACCGCGGGCCGCTCGCGAGCCGGCTCGCGGCCGGCTACGTCGGACTGTCGTTCGCGACGATCGCGGTCGCGGCCGGCGTGGCGGCCATCAGCGCGGCCCTGCTCGGGCTGTCGGCGCTGCTGGCCTTCGTGGGGCTGTCGCCGGTGCACGGCTTCACGCTGTTCCGCGCCGCCACCGTCGCCGGTGCCGCGGGGACGGCCGCGATCCTCGCGTGGGCGGCCGGGGCGGGCCGCGCCTCGCTCGAGGTGAGCGAGCGCCGCCTCGCCGTGGCGGGCCTCGCCGCCCCGCTCGCGGGGCTGCGCATCGCGCACCTCTCCGATCTCCACGTCGGCAACGGCCTGCACGGCGACGCGCTCGACGCGCTGGTCGCTCGCGTTGCCGCGCTCGCACCCGACCTGGTCGTGATCACCGGCGATCTCTTCGACTACGACCCGGACGCGGTGCCCGACGGCGCGCGCCGGCTCGGCGCGCTGCGGGCGCCGCTCGGGGTCTTCGCGGTGCTCGGCAACCACGACGCCTTCGTCGGTCGCGAGTGGGTCGCGCGCTGCCTCGCGGAGCACGCGCCCGCGCTCCGGCTCCTGCGCGGCGAGTGGCAGCGGCTCCCCGCCCGCGCACCGCTCTACGTGGCGGGCTTCGACGATCCCGGGCGCGACTGGTCGCTGCACGGCGGCACGCTGCCGGCGCTCGCTGCGCTCGCCCGCTCGCTCCCGCGCGATGGCCCGGCGCTGCTGCTCGCGCACCGCCCCGAGGCCTTCGTGCAGGCGGCGGAGGCCGGCTTCGCGCTGACCCTGTCCGGCCACTACCACGGCGGGCAGATCGCGCTGCCGGGCACGGCCGCCGCGCGCTGGAACGTGGCACGCCTGTTCAGCGACTTCCCGAACGGCGCCTATCGCCACGGCGGCGCCCATCTCTACGTGAGCCGCGGGATCGGCTTCGCCGGGCCGCGGGTGCGGGTCGGCAGCCGTCCGGAGCTCGCGCTGCTCACGCTCGAGCCGGCCTGA
- a CDS encoding long-chain-acyl-CoA synthetase: MPPPPVPREETQRKLAQLSAATLRHRPGQTYTVGDRLEERAAAHPERVFLRYEERTVGYGALNALANRSAHAARGLGLRRGDVAALLMENRPEFPATWMGLAKLGVTTALLNTQLRGPALAHAIAAVAPKLLIAGSECREALASLGAAAPPAFVAQDPGAGSGPGAWDEALAGAPETDPDPTWRAGLVAGDDLLFVYTSGTTGLPKAARLSHMRWLGVGDGMSAVAGYGPADVLACVLPLYHGAGGMVVLSCALAQGASVWLARRFSASRFWDEVRRHGVTGFQYVGEICRYLAHQPPRPDDRAHRLRVMMGAGLGADVWRVFTERFGVERILEGWSSTEANTSLINLDGVVGSCGRIPFPELHNGRLLRIDLESETHPRDATGACIECGPGEAGEFVGMIPDLPDSGAGRFEGYTDPEASARKVLRDVLRPGDRWYRSGDLLRRDEDGYFYFVDRIGDTFRWKSENVSTQEVAGALAGFPELEIANVYGVRVAGAEGRAGMAALALRAGARFDGAAFFAWTAARLPAYAAPLFVRLVREPDLTSTFKLRKLDLQRAGYSAARCAPDPLFVRDPANRSYVELTAATLERLGIAPAPD, encoded by the coding sequence ATGCCCCCGCCGCCCGTCCCGCGCGAGGAGACCCAGCGCAAGCTCGCGCAGCTCTCGGCCGCGACCCTGCGCCACCGGCCGGGCCAGACGTATACGGTCGGCGACCGGCTCGAGGAGCGGGCGGCCGCGCACCCCGAGCGGGTCTTCCTGCGCTACGAGGAGCGCACGGTCGGCTACGGCGCGCTGAACGCGCTGGCCAACCGCAGCGCGCACGCCGCCCGCGGGCTCGGCCTGCGGCGCGGGGACGTCGCGGCGCTCCTCATGGAGAACCGCCCCGAGTTCCCGGCCACCTGGATGGGCCTTGCGAAGCTCGGCGTCACCACCGCACTGCTCAACACGCAGCTTCGCGGCCCCGCGCTCGCGCACGCGATCGCGGCGGTGGCGCCGAAGCTCCTGATCGCGGGCAGCGAGTGCCGGGAGGCGCTCGCGTCCCTGGGCGCGGCGGCCCCGCCCGCGTTCGTCGCGCAGGACCCGGGCGCCGGGTCCGGTCCCGGCGCGTGGGACGAGGCGCTCGCCGGCGCCCCGGAAACGGATCCGGATCCCACCTGGCGCGCGGGCCTGGTCGCCGGCGACGACCTGCTCTTCGTCTACACCTCGGGCACCACCGGCCTGCCCAAGGCCGCGCGCCTCTCGCACATGCGCTGGCTCGGGGTCGGCGACGGCATGTCGGCGGTGGCGGGCTACGGCCCGGCCGACGTGCTGGCCTGCGTGCTGCCGCTCTACCACGGCGCGGGCGGGATGGTCGTCCTCTCCTGCGCCCTCGCGCAGGGCGCCTCGGTCTGGCTCGCGCGCCGCTTCTCGGCGAGCCGCTTCTGGGACGAGGTGCGCCGCCATGGTGTGACGGGCTTCCAATACGTCGGCGAGATCTGCCGCTACCTCGCCCACCAGCCCCCGCGGCCCGACGACCGCGCGCACCGCCTGCGCGTCATGATGGGGGCCGGCCTCGGCGCCGACGTGTGGCGGGTCTTCACGGAGCGCTTCGGCGTCGAGCGCATCCTCGAGGGCTGGAGCTCGACCGAGGCCAACACCTCGCTGATCAACCTCGACGGCGTGGTGGGCTCCTGCGGCCGCATCCCGTTCCCGGAGCTGCACAACGGGCGGCTCCTGCGCATCGACCTCGAGAGCGAGACCCATCCGCGCGACGCCACCGGTGCCTGCATCGAGTGCGGGCCGGGCGAGGCCGGCGAGTTCGTGGGCATGATCCCGGACCTGCCCGACTCGGGCGCCGGCCGCTTCGAGGGCTACACCGATCCCGAGGCGAGCGCGCGCAAGGTGCTCCGCGACGTGCTGCGGCCCGGCGACCGCTGGTACCGATCGGGAGACCTGCTGCGCCGCGACGAGGACGGCTACTTCTACTTCGTGGACCGGATCGGCGACACGTTCCGGTGGAAGAGTGAGAACGTCTCGACCCAGGAGGTGGCCGGGGCGCTGGCGGGCTTCCCGGAGCTCGAGATCGCGAACGTCTACGGCGTGCGGGTCGCGGGTGCCGAGGGCCGCGCCGGGATGGCCGCGCTGGCCCTGCGTGCCGGTGCCCGCTTCGACGGCGCCGCCTTCTTCGCCTGGACCGCCGCCCGCCTGCCCGCCTACGCCGCGCCCCTCTTCGTGCGCCTGGTTCGCGAGCCCGACCTCACCTCCACCTTCAAGCTCCGCAAGCTCGACCTCCAGCGCGCCGGCTACTCCGCGGCTCGCTGCGCCCCGGATCCCCTCTTCGTGCGCGACCCCGCCAACCGCAGCTACGTCGAGCTGACGGCGGCCACACTCGAGCGCCTGGGCATCGCGCCGGCTCCGGACTGA
- a CDS encoding TIGR03617 family F420-dependent LLM class oxidoreductase encodes MAFEVWATMDPRLALRDVPAHARRAESLGYTGLQVPEAVHDGLLAAALALEHTRTLRVATSVLVAFPRSPMVVAHAAWDLAALSGGRFELGLGSQVRGNVEERYGVAWAPPVPRMREYVGALRAIWRSWQDGAPLAFAGEHYRLGRMQPFFAPDPIASGPPRVALGAVGPAMTRLAGEVADTLVTHPTQACATLLHARVAPAVAEGERRAGRAAGACAIVAGGFVATGPDEAAVRAERERIRGYLGFLYSTPSYAPALAALGVPELGGELRALARAGRWAELPSRIPDEILDAVAPAACYPGIADVLRGRLGTVCAGLSFPMPADPAGDEGARAAIAALRA; translated from the coding sequence ATGGCCTTCGAGGTCTGGGCGACGATGGATCCGCGCCTCGCGCTGCGCGACGTGCCCGCGCACGCGCGCCGCGCCGAGAGTCTCGGCTACACCGGGCTCCAGGTTCCCGAGGCGGTGCACGACGGCCTGCTCGCCGCCGCGCTCGCGCTCGAACACACACGCACCCTGCGGGTCGCGACGAGCGTCCTGGTGGCGTTCCCGCGCAGCCCGATGGTCGTCGCACACGCGGCCTGGGACCTGGCGGCGCTGTCGGGCGGACGCTTCGAGCTGGGGCTCGGCTCGCAGGTGCGCGGCAACGTCGAGGAGCGCTACGGCGTCGCGTGGGCACCGCCGGTCCCGCGCATGCGCGAGTACGTGGGGGCGCTGCGGGCGATCTGGCGCAGCTGGCAGGACGGCGCGCCGCTCGCCTTCGCGGGTGAGCACTACCGCCTGGGCCGCATGCAGCCCTTCTTCGCGCCGGACCCGATCGCGTCGGGGCCGCCACGCGTCGCGCTCGGCGCGGTCGGCCCTGCGATGACGCGCCTCGCCGGCGAGGTGGCCGACACGCTGGTGACGCACCCGACCCAGGCCTGCGCCACGCTGCTGCACGCGCGGGTGGCGCCGGCCGTCGCCGAGGGCGAGCGGCGAGCGGGCCGCGCGGCCGGCGCCTGCGCGATCGTCGCGGGCGGCTTCGTCGCGACCGGGCCCGACGAGGCCGCGGTGCGTGCCGAGCGCGAGCGGATCCGCGGGTACCTGGGCTTCCTCTACTCGACGCCGTCGTACGCCCCTGCGCTCGCGGCCCTCGGGGTCCCCGAGCTCGGCGGCGAGCTCCGGGCGCTCGCCCGCGCCGGGCGCTGGGCCGAGCTGCCCTCTCGGATCCCGGACGAGATCCTCGACGCGGTGGCGCCGGCAGCGTGCTACCCCGGGATCGCGGACGTGCTGCGTGGTCGGCTGGGCACGGTGTGCGCGGGGCTCAGCTTCCCGATGCCCGCCGATCCCGCCGGCGACGAGGGCGCCCGCGCGGCGATCGCCGCCCTGCGCGCCTGA
- a CDS encoding lysylphosphatidylglycerol synthase transmembrane domain-containing protein, with protein sequence MAWLRTLALGLVVGALFLGLALWGVPIADLRDALAHLHGAWLLPAAATVGVQYLLRALRQQVLLRPLAPGLGFRDHLAIVTIGFFCVNVFPARLGEAVRPLLFAERAAVPLGAGFALVLVERVVDLIALLACLLGALAWVELPELTIEFAGRRLPVADLARSAAAAVLAPVLVALLALALLGPAALRAGERAARALEARGHAPLASRLLRGLLRFGVAFVEGVQGLRNPGQLAAVVGLTALLFLSMGLMMSAFAHAFGLQERLGFAPGLVVLSVTMLGIALPAPPGFAGVFEASARAGLALFGVRGEEQAGIALAFALVMHWWSFGLLAAGAAFFLWRDHVGLGRLFRFARGASS encoded by the coding sequence GTGGCTTGGCTGCGGACGCTCGCGCTCGGGCTGGTGGTCGGCGCGCTCTTCCTCGGGCTCGCGCTCTGGGGCGTTCCGATCGCGGACCTGCGCGACGCCCTGGCGCACCTGCACGGCGCCTGGCTGCTGCCGGCCGCCGCGACGGTCGGGGTCCAGTACCTCCTCCGCGCGCTGCGCCAGCAGGTCCTGCTGCGCCCGCTCGCGCCGGGCCTCGGCTTCCGCGACCACCTGGCGATCGTGACGATCGGCTTCTTCTGCGTGAACGTCTTCCCCGCCCGGCTCGGCGAGGCGGTGCGGCCCCTGCTCTTCGCCGAGCGCGCGGCGGTGCCGCTCGGCGCTGGCTTCGCGCTGGTGCTGGTCGAGCGCGTCGTCGACCTGATCGCGCTCCTGGCCTGCCTGCTCGGCGCGCTCGCCTGGGTCGAGCTGCCCGAGCTCACGATCGAGTTCGCCGGCCGCCGCCTGCCGGTGGCCGATCTCGCGCGCAGCGCGGCCGCGGCCGTGCTGGCGCCGGTGCTGGTCGCCCTGCTCGCGCTGGCGCTGCTCGGCCCGGCGGCCTTGCGCGCCGGCGAGCGCGCGGCGCGCGCGCTCGAGGCGCGCGGGCACGCGCCGCTCGCCAGCCGCCTGCTCCGCGGGCTCCTCCGCTTCGGTGTCGCCTTCGTGGAGGGCGTCCAGGGGCTTCGCAACCCGGGGCAGCTCGCCGCGGTGGTGGGGCTCACCGCGCTGCTCTTCCTCTCGATGGGGCTCATGATGAGCGCCTTCGCGCACGCCTTCGGTCTCCAGGAACGGCTCGGCTTCGCGCCCGGGCTCGTGGTGCTCTCGGTCACGATGCTCGGCATCGCGCTGCCCGCTCCGCCCGGCTTCGCCGGCGTGTTCGAGGCGTCGGCGCGGGCGGGGCTCGCGCTCTTCGGCGTGCGCGGCGAGGAGCAGGCCGGGATCGCACTCGCCTTCGCGCTGGTGATGCACTGGTGGTCCTTCGGGCTGCTGGCGGCGGGCGCCGCCTTCTTTCTATGGCGCGACCACGTGGGCCTGGGCCGGCTGTTCCGCTTCGCGCGCGGCGCCTCCTCCTGA
- a CDS encoding lipid-transfer protein, which produces MARASFAGRAAIAGIGQTEFSKRSGRSELRLACEATLAALADAGLAPADVDGFATFTMDNNPEIELARAIGAGPLRFFSRVHYGGGAACAAVMQAALAVASGAAEVVVCYRAMNERSEQRFGIGVVPGAAPTTESAHFGWYAPFGLLTPASWVAMQAQRYLHDFGATTEAFGRVSVACRRHAATNPAAWFHGRPITLADHQASRWIVRPLRLLDCCQESDGAVAVVVTTTERARDLRRPPAVIRAAAQGASRDQHMMTSYYRDSIGELPEMAFVARQLHEQAGVRPHEFQTAVIYDHFTPFVLAQLEAFGFCGRGEAKDFVRDGRIELGGALPINTHGGQLGEAYVHGMNGVAEGVRQVRGEAVNQVPGVENVLVTAGTGVPTSAIVLGRG; this is translated from the coding sequence GTGGCGCGCGCCTCGTTCGCGGGCCGGGCGGCGATCGCCGGGATCGGGCAGACCGAGTTCTCGAAGCGCTCGGGGCGCAGCGAGCTGCGGCTCGCCTGCGAGGCGACGCTGGCGGCGCTCGCCGACGCGGGGCTCGCGCCGGCCGACGTGGACGGCTTCGCCACCTTCACCATGGACAACAACCCGGAGATCGAGCTGGCGCGCGCGATCGGCGCCGGGCCGCTGCGCTTCTTCTCGCGCGTGCACTACGGGGGCGGGGCGGCCTGCGCGGCCGTGATGCAGGCCGCGCTGGCCGTCGCGTCGGGCGCCGCCGAGGTGGTGGTCTGCTACCGCGCCATGAACGAGCGCTCGGAGCAGCGCTTCGGGATCGGCGTCGTCCCGGGTGCGGCTCCGACCACCGAGAGCGCGCACTTCGGCTGGTACGCCCCCTTCGGGCTGCTGACGCCGGCCTCCTGGGTGGCGATGCAGGCGCAGCGCTACCTGCACGACTTCGGGGCCACCACCGAGGCCTTCGGCCGCGTCTCCGTCGCGTGTCGCCGCCACGCGGCCACCAACCCGGCCGCCTGGTTCCACGGCCGCCCCATCACCCTCGCCGACCACCAGGCCTCGCGCTGGATCGTGCGCCCGCTGCGGCTCCTCGACTGCTGCCAGGAGAGCGACGGCGCGGTCGCGGTGGTGGTGACCACGACCGAGCGTGCACGCGATCTGCGCCGCCCGCCCGCCGTGATCCGCGCCGCCGCCCAGGGTGCGAGCCGCGACCAGCACATGATGACCAGCTACTACCGCGACTCGATCGGCGAGCTACCGGAGATGGCCTTCGTGGCGCGCCAGCTCCACGAGCAGGCCGGCGTGCGCCCGCACGAGTTCCAGACCGCCGTGATCTACGACCACTTCACCCCTTTCGTGCTGGCCCAGCTCGAGGCCTTCGGCTTCTGCGGGCGCGGCGAGGCCAAGGACTTCGTCCGGGACGGGCGCATCGAGCTCGGCGGTGCGCTCCCGATCAACACCCACGGCGGCCAGCTCGGCGAGGCCTACGTCCACGGCATGAACGGGGTCGCCGAAGGGGTGCGACAGGTACGGGGCGAAGCGGTCAACCAGGTGCCCGGCGTGGAGAACGTCCTCGTGACGGCGGGCACCGGCGTCCCGACCAGCGCGATCGTGCTGGGGCGTGGCTGA
- a CDS encoding OB-fold domain-containing protein gives MILRPGVTHDSRFFWDGLRERKLRIQRCAACGRLQHPPAPMCSACHSFEMAAIEACGRGTVHSFVVAEHPKIPPFEYPNVIVLVELEEGTRLVSRLRGVAPDAVAIGQPVVVDFERVDDELTLHCFRPAGS, from the coding sequence ATGATCCTGCGCCCCGGCGTGACGCACGACAGCCGCTTCTTCTGGGACGGCCTGCGCGAGCGCAAGCTCCGCATCCAGCGCTGCGCCGCGTGCGGCAGGCTCCAGCATCCGCCCGCACCCATGTGCAGCGCCTGCCATTCCTTCGAGATGGCGGCGATCGAGGCCTGCGGGCGCGGCACCGTCCACAGCTTCGTGGTCGCCGAGCACCCGAAGATCCCGCCTTTCGAGTACCCGAACGTGATCGTGCTGGTCGAGCTCGAGGAGGGCACGCGGCTGGTGTCGCGGCTGCGGGGCGTGGCGCCCGACGCCGTCGCGATCGGCCAGCCCGTGGTGGTCGACTTCGAGCGCGTGGACGACGAGCTGACCCTGCACTGCTTCCGGCCGGCCGGGTCCTAG
- a CDS encoding tyrosine-protein phosphatase — MRLRLLVPALLLAVAAVLLLAPGPVHRFFFDENLIEVVPGGVYRSAQPSGPEMDELIERLGLRSVLNLRGERGGSAWLAEERAVTAARGVEHHTVRLGAKRMPPAPRLREIVEVLDTAPRPLLFHCEGGVERSGLVGAVAVLLDGGDLAGARDQFAYAKGFVPWISRSELPQVLDDYEAWLAAGRRTHTPAAFRAWVAGEYHPYFYRARITPLDPPARLGAGRKHALRVQVTNESREPIRFRASRERGVHLGGLLRRVADPGADPIELRGGFVDLDLAPGASHELELPVPRLAPGAWSLEVDLVDEGVKWFAAMGSPPLRLALEVEPGA, encoded by the coding sequence ATGCGGCTGCGCCTCCTGGTCCCCGCCCTGCTCCTCGCCGTCGCCGCCGTGCTGCTCCTCGCCCCCGGCCCCGTGCACCGCTTCTTCTTCGACGAGAACCTGATCGAGGTGGTGCCGGGCGGGGTCTATCGCAGCGCGCAGCCGTCCGGGCCGGAGATGGACGAGCTGATCGAGCGGCTCGGCCTGCGCTCGGTGTTGAACCTGCGCGGCGAGCGCGGCGGCTCCGCGTGGCTCGCCGAGGAGCGCGCGGTGACCGCGGCCCGCGGCGTCGAGCACCACACCGTGCGGCTCGGTGCCAAGCGCATGCCGCCCGCGCCGCGTCTGCGCGAGATCGTCGAGGTCCTCGACACGGCGCCGCGCCCGCTGCTCTTCCACTGCGAGGGCGGCGTCGAGCGCAGCGGGCTCGTGGGCGCCGTGGCGGTGCTGCTCGACGGCGGCGACCTCGCCGGCGCGCGTGACCAGTTCGCCTACGCGAAGGGCTTCGTGCCCTGGATCTCGCGCTCCGAGCTCCCACAGGTTCTCGACGACTACGAGGCCTGGCTCGCCGCCGGGCGGCGGACGCACACGCCTGCGGCGTTCCGCGCCTGGGTCGCCGGGGAGTACCATCCGTACTTCTACCGCGCGCGCATCACCCCGCTCGACCCGCCGGCACGCCTCGGGGCCGGCCGCAAGCACGCGCTGCGCGTGCAGGTCACCAACGAGAGCCGCGAGCCGATCCGCTTCCGGGCGAGCCGCGAGCGCGGCGTGCACCTGGGGGGCCTCCTGCGCCGCGTCGCGGACCCCGGCGCCGACCCGATCGAGCTGCGCGGCGGCTTCGTAGACCTCGACCTCGCGCCCGGGGCCAGCCACGAGCTCGAGCTGCCGGTGCCACGGCTCGCGCCCGGCGCGTGGAGCCTCGAGGTGGACCTGGTCGACGAGGGCGTGAAGTGGTTCGCGGCGATGGGCTCCCCGCCGCTGCGGCTCGCGCTCGAGGTCGAGCCGGGCGCCTGA